Proteins found in one Bacteroidales bacterium WCE2008 genomic segment:
- a CDS encoding hexosaminidase, producing MNYLLTLLVAGLLNITPAPVEAVRTDGEFEITKHTVISSADAPEVAEFFAEKIGKSTGYKIRTSTRGGQIELSISASAGLPEEGYYLEVTPGKVTAVASDKAGLFYAMQTFLQLLPPQIESLSKVKGVKWTAQCARVTDYPRFKWRGFHLDVCRHFMSMDAIKRQIDIMASYKINTMHWHLTEDQGWRIEIKKYPRLTEVGAWRTEFDGSVYGGFYTQEQAKEIVAYAAERFVTVIPEIELPGHTIAAVVSYPELSCDGEQINPSYSWGVMDRVLCPGNDKVFEFIEGVFEELIPIFPSVYYHVGGDECPKTRWKVCPKCQARIKAEGLFADENHTAEEKLQSYCIQRVEKILDKFGKKLIGWDEILEGGLSGEAAVMSWRGEQGGIAAAQMHHYVVMTPSHEGCYFDSYQGDPKAEPLGFGRYIPLKKIYDYNPVPAELQKDGLEKYVMGVQACNWSEYMYDDDYRDYMLFPRGFALSEVAWSQLSSKNWEDFSVRVNDACERLDMRGVTYHIPLPEQPDGSCSNLVITGESEIAFTTTRPEKMYYTLDGSEPDGNSTEYTAPIKVDGNSLIKICTVLPSGKKSMVREIKVEKQTLAPAVKLENPSNGLKFRKVYGRFLSASELDKVKEGWIESTVTELKQIERQEPRQNNMQDVNFYGAVAEGYINISEDGVWTVSSDYDQVWIDGKKLIDNGTEVKRYSRHDAQVALEKGLHEIKVVFISNIIGGHATARNNTTIQMRRPGGKGFHAVNADQLYR from the coding sequence ATGAATTATTTACTGACACTACTCGTCGCAGGGCTTTTGAACATAACCCCTGCCCCTGTCGAAGCGGTCCGTACCGACGGGGAATTCGAAATTACCAAGCACACGGTAATCAGCAGCGCCGACGCACCTGAGGTTGCTGAATTCTTTGCTGAAAAAATCGGCAAATCTACCGGCTACAAGATCCGCACATCAACCCGCGGAGGCCAGATCGAACTTTCGATTTCGGCCAGCGCCGGACTTCCGGAAGAAGGCTACTACCTCGAAGTGACTCCAGGAAAAGTCACAGCGGTAGCCAGCGACAAGGCCGGTCTGTTCTATGCGATGCAGACCTTCCTCCAGCTCCTTCCTCCACAGATCGAAAGCCTCTCGAAGGTAAAGGGCGTGAAATGGACTGCCCAGTGCGCCAGAGTGACCGACTATCCGAGATTCAAATGGAGAGGATTCCATCTCGATGTATGCCGTCACTTCATGAGCATGGATGCAATCAAGCGCCAGATCGATATCATGGCCTCTTACAAGATCAACACCATGCACTGGCATCTCACCGAGGACCAGGGATGGAGGATAGAGATCAAGAAATATCCTCGTCTTACCGAAGTAGGAGCATGGAGGACTGAATTTGACGGTTCCGTATATGGCGGCTTCTATACCCAGGAACAGGCCAAGGAAATCGTCGCTTATGCAGCCGAGAGATTCGTGACCGTGATCCCTGAGATCGAGCTCCCTGGCCATACCATCGCAGCCGTCGTTTCTTATCCGGAGTTGTCCTGCGACGGAGAGCAAATCAATCCAAGCTATTCATGGGGCGTAATGGACCGTGTCCTCTGCCCTGGAAATGATAAAGTATTTGAATTCATCGAGGGAGTGTTCGAAGAACTCATTCCTATCTTCCCTTCTGTCTACTACCATGTCGGCGGCGACGAATGCCCTAAGACAAGATGGAAAGTCTGCCCTAAGTGCCAGGCCAGGATCAAGGCCGAAGGCCTGTTCGCAGACGAAAACCACACTGCTGAGGAGAAGCTTCAGAGCTACTGCATCCAGCGCGTGGAGAAAATCCTTGACAAGTTCGGCAAGAAGCTCATCGGCTGGGACGAAATCCTCGAAGGCGGACTCAGCGGCGAAGCAGCCGTGATGTCCTGGAGAGGCGAGCAAGGCGGTATCGCCGCTGCTCAGATGCACCACTATGTGGTCATGACCCCGAGCCATGAGGGCTGCTACTTCGACAGCTATCAGGGCGACCCTAAGGCAGAGCCTCTCGGTTTCGGCCGCTACATTCCTCTGAAGAAGATCTATGATTACAATCCGGTGCCGGCAGAACTCCAGAAAGACGGTCTCGAGAAGTACGTCATGGGAGTTCAGGCATGCAACTGGTCAGAGTACATGTATGATGACGACTACAGGGATTACATGCTCTTCCCTCGCGGATTCGCTCTCAGCGAGGTCGCATGGAGCCAGCTTTCTTCCAAGAACTGGGAAGACTTCAGCGTAAGGGTCAACGATGCCTGCGAGCGTCTTGACATGCGCGGAGTTACCTATCATATTCCGCTCCCTGAGCAGCCGGACGGTTCATGCAGCAACCTCGTCATCACCGGCGAGTCTGAAATCGCATTCACTACCACCCGTCCTGAGAAGATGTACTACACCCTCGACGGATCGGAGCCTGACGGAAATTCGACCGAGTACACCGCTCCTATCAAGGTGGACGGAAACTCTCTCATCAAGATCTGCACTGTCCTTCCTTCCGGAAAGAAGAGCATGGTCCGCGAGATCAAGGTCGAGAAGCAGACCCTCGCTCCAGCTGTCAAGCTTGAGAATCCTTCAAACGGACTGAAGTTCCGCAAGGTCTATGGCCGCTTCCTTTCAGCCAGCGAGCTTGACAAAGTCAAGGAAGGCTGGATCGAGTCAACCGTTACCGAGCTCAAGCAGATCGAGCGCCAGGAGCCTCGCCAGAACAACATGCAGGACGTCAATTTCTACGGAGCCGTAGCTGAAGGCTACATCAATATCTCCGAGGACGGCGTATGGACTGTTTCTTCTGATTACGACCAGGTATGGATCGACGGCAAGAAGCTCATCGACAACGGTACTGAGGTCAAGAGATACTCCCGTCACGACGCCCAGGTCGCTCTCGAGAAGGGTCTTCATGAGATCAAGGTAGTGTTCATAAGCAACATTATCGGAGGTCATGCTACAGCGCGCAACAACACTACCATCCAGATGCGCCGTCCTGGTGGAAAGGGATTCCACGCAGTGAACGCTGACCAGTTATACAGGTAA
- a CDS encoding LacI family transcriptional regulator, with product MVRLILMTDFTEAFAHYLLQGIYKYASTPGDWIVCRMPPAYKERFGLKAVVTWAKKWKADAIIGQFSDTDDVSLFRKNGIIALAQDYKSRFSVIPNITSDYFATGAKAADFFIKRRYRHFAFFGYRNVVWSDERYMGYRRRLEDLGMEVSPSYQEQDISELWHYDAEPIRRWLDSLPKPVAIFACDDNQGTKLIEVCNVAGYKVPEDVAVLGVDNDETVCQMSFPPQSSIVTDIVQGGYDAAKLIDDILAGRVEPSGETNVVIRPLYIVSRTSTNVIATEDADVQKVLRFIYDNVHRKINVDDVLATVPMSRKLLEIRFRKAMGDSIYHFIGKVKLERFRSYLINMDRPVGEIAGLVGEEDPNNIFRRFRKVYGCTPMEYRRKHNSQNASD from the coding sequence ATGGTAAGACTAATACTGATGACCGATTTTACAGAGGCCTTTGCGCACTATCTGCTGCAGGGCATCTATAAATATGCCTCCACTCCCGGAGATTGGATAGTCTGCCGCATGCCGCCGGCCTACAAGGAAAGGTTCGGTCTGAAGGCAGTCGTGACATGGGCGAAAAAATGGAAAGCCGACGCTATCATCGGCCAGTTCAGTGACACCGACGACGTCTCTCTCTTCCGCAAGAACGGAATCATCGCCCTTGCGCAGGACTACAAATCACGGTTTTCTGTAATCCCGAACATTACGTCGGACTATTTCGCGACAGGAGCCAAGGCGGCCGACTTCTTCATCAAGCGCCGCTACCGGCATTTCGCCTTCTTCGGCTACCGCAACGTCGTCTGGTCCGATGAAAGGTACATGGGCTATCGCCGCCGGCTGGAGGATCTGGGTATGGAAGTCTCCCCATCCTATCAGGAGCAGGACATATCCGAGCTCTGGCATTATGATGCCGAACCTATCCGCAGATGGCTGGACAGCCTGCCGAAACCGGTTGCCATCTTCGCCTGTGACGACAATCAGGGCACGAAGCTCATCGAAGTCTGCAACGTCGCCGGCTACAAGGTCCCGGAGGATGTCGCCGTGCTCGGGGTCGATAACGACGAGACGGTCTGCCAGATGTCATTCCCGCCGCAGTCGAGCATTGTGACTGATATTGTGCAGGGGGGATATGATGCAGCGAAGCTTATCGATGACATACTTGCCGGCCGGGTAGAACCTTCCGGAGAGACAAATGTCGTCATCCGGCCTCTCTATATCGTCAGTCGCACTTCTACCAATGTCATCGCTACCGAAGACGCCGATGTGCAGAAGGTCCTGCGATTCATTTATGACAACGTGCACCGGAAGATAAATGTCGACGACGTGCTCGCCACGGTGCCGATGTCGAGGAAACTGCTGGAGATAAGGTTCCGGAAGGCGATGGGGGATTCGATTTACCATTTCATCGGCAAGGTCAAGCTGGAAAGGTTCAGGTCCTATCTCATAAACATGGACCGCCCGGTCGGGGAAATAGCCGGGCTTGTCGGGGAGGAGGACCCGAACAATATATTCCGACGGTTCCGAAAAGTTTATGGTTGTACACCAATGGAATACAGACGGAAGCATAATTCTCAAAATGCAAGTGATTAA
- a CDS encoding glucokinase has protein sequence MWLGIDLGGTNLRVGVVDGSAVVESVTVPSIPKEYSLESSIGYLVEVIRPLCSSDIRGIGIGAPSVVDAEQGIVYDVTNIPQWVEVPLKAILEKAFPSKKISVNNDSNCFTLGEHRFGKGRGTSSMVGITLGTGVGSGIIIDGKLYGGVNTGAGEIGCIPYLGKTLEDYCASKFFTERGLTAKDAAEAANGGDSAMIRLWSEFGRHMAFLVGVAMYAYDPEMIVFGGGLTKAEPLFRDSMNESLKDFAFQKSLEKIRIEYSVLKDVAVLGAASLVMD, from the coding sequence ATGTGGTTAGGTATCGATTTGGGCGGAACCAATCTGAGAGTAGGTGTAGTTGATGGATCCGCTGTCGTGGAAAGCGTTACAGTTCCCTCTATCCCGAAGGAATACTCGCTAGAGTCTTCCATTGGTTATCTTGTCGAAGTGATTCGACCTTTATGTTCATCCGATATCAGAGGTATAGGAATTGGTGCGCCTTCGGTGGTGGATGCGGAACAGGGGATTGTTTATGATGTGACGAATATCCCGCAGTGGGTTGAGGTTCCGCTCAAAGCGATACTCGAAAAAGCCTTCCCTTCAAAGAAAATCAGCGTCAACAATGATTCGAACTGCTTTACTCTTGGCGAACACCGTTTCGGCAAGGGTCGCGGCACATCCAGCATGGTCGGAATCACTCTCGGTACCGGCGTGGGCTCGGGAATCATAATTGACGGCAAACTCTATGGCGGCGTCAATACCGGCGCCGGGGAGATCGGATGCATTCCGTATCTCGGGAAGACTCTCGAAGACTATTGCGCCAGCAAGTTCTTTACAGAACGTGGCTTGACAGCAAAAGATGCAGCGGAGGCCGCCAATGGCGGTGATTCTGCTATGATCCGACTCTGGTCCGAATTCGGTCGGCATATGGCATTCCTGGTCGGGGTTGCCATGTATGCTTATGATCCTGAAATGATCGTATTCGGCGGCGGTCTGACGAAGGCCGAACCTCTCTTCCGCGATTCCATGAACGAGTCGCTGAAAGATTTTGCGTTCCAGAAGTCTCTCGAAAAAATCAGAATCGAGTATTCCGTGCTCAAGGATGTCGCTGTGCTCGGCGCAGCTTCCCTTGTCATGGACTAA
- a CDS encoding TonB-linked outer membrane protein, SusC/RagA family — protein MKRLSILVLLALSPLGLFAQNSTVKGTITDAGSGEPLPFATVVVNGTSNWTTSDKDGLYSIEAASNAVISVSLLGYATVEENVNGRTKVDFALIPEFDQLTETVVVGYGVQQKKLVTGSTIQVKGDELMKMSQNSALGALQSQTPGVNITQNSGQPGQGFKVNIRGIGTIGDSEPLYVIDGVPGGDINALNPSDIESIDVLKDAATAAIYGSRAANGVVLVTTKQGKEGRVITSYDGYVGMQYIANMPKLCNAQQYIQLQDLANTNSGSPVYDWATLLPSKLYQSVLDGSWKGTNWVEEMYNKGALTQNHSINVTGGSQDMKYSLGLSYTGQDGVLGYNKIEPVNAEYRRYTLRINSDIVVKRIHGLEVLKVGETLNGSYGTNNGIAEGDIYWNSLHNAITANPLLPVYTYDEQGNVTGFYDEAARDAEGWEFDGNAKHPLGMDYYTSRGRNTRKSYNLQTSVYAEVQPIKDLKFKTQFGYKMSGSSSRSYTMLYRLSSGQYSDNDEIGQGMSLRHGYIWENTLSYKFSIKDQHVFDVVLGLSFEKSGFGEKVEGSGFNSIFPNDFDRAYLNNARPKALNQFEIAGRPHTINAIESYFGRINYAYKDTYLFSFILRRDGSSNFGKGYKYGYFPSLSAGWIISNEPWMEGTSGWLNFLKLRGGWGQNGNQQIDPFQYLTTIMLSSDAGYYFGNKAVPTTGAVPDVLGNPVISWETSEQSSIGIDARFLNSALGVTVDGYIKDTRDWLVKAPIVKMGFEAPYVNGGAVRNSGVELAIDYGKYTGEFNYGIKVNGAYNKNKVTKIDNGEGIIHGKRNVLSQGTSEMYRAQVGYPIGFFYGYKTAGIFQNDAQVAATAVKYEDAKPGDVIFVDTDGDGAITEEDRTMIGNPHPDFTTGINLWFSYKGFDLNISGHGAFGQQIAKSYRSFFDSPRENYTTDFLDCWHGEGTSNRYPTLTLCNDRNWSNISDIYIENGDFFKISNVTIGYDFSKLIRKSIFSKARVYLAAQNLYTFTGYSGMDPEIGYGFDESWVSGIDLGYYPGARTYMIGVNLQF, from the coding sequence ATGAAAAGATTAAGTATTCTAGTACTTTTGGCATTGAGTCCTCTTGGCCTTTTCGCCCAGAACTCGACAGTCAAAGGAACGATCACTGATGCAGGATCTGGCGAGCCATTGCCGTTTGCGACAGTGGTCGTCAATGGCACCTCTAACTGGACCACCTCTGATAAGGATGGTCTTTATTCTATCGAAGCTGCGTCAAACGCAGTCATTTCCGTTTCGCTCCTCGGCTATGCCACAGTCGAAGAGAATGTCAACGGCAGAACTAAAGTCGACTTCGCTCTCATTCCGGAATTTGACCAGCTTACCGAAACCGTCGTAGTCGGATACGGCGTACAGCAGAAAAAACTCGTGACAGGATCCACAATCCAGGTCAAGGGTGATGAACTTATGAAAATGAGCCAGAATTCTGCTCTTGGAGCTCTCCAGAGCCAGACTCCTGGTGTCAATATCACACAGAATTCAGGTCAGCCGGGCCAGGGCTTCAAGGTAAATATCCGTGGTATCGGTACTATCGGTGACTCAGAGCCTCTCTACGTTATCGACGGCGTGCCGGGCGGAGATATAAACGCTCTCAACCCTTCGGATATCGAGTCTATCGATGTCCTCAAGGATGCGGCTACAGCAGCCATCTACGGTTCACGTGCTGCCAACGGCGTCGTGCTTGTCACCACAAAGCAGGGCAAGGAAGGCCGTGTCATCACCTCTTACGATGGATATGTGGGTATGCAGTATATCGCAAATATGCCGAAACTCTGCAACGCCCAGCAGTATATCCAGCTCCAGGACCTTGCAAATACCAATTCCGGATCTCCAGTATATGACTGGGCCACCCTTCTTCCTTCCAAACTTTATCAGTCGGTTCTCGACGGCAGCTGGAAAGGAACCAACTGGGTCGAGGAAATGTACAACAAAGGCGCCCTCACCCAGAACCATTCTATCAATGTCACAGGCGGTTCCCAGGATATGAAATACTCTCTCGGTCTTTCTTACACAGGCCAGGACGGCGTCCTCGGTTACAACAAGATCGAGCCTGTCAATGCGGAATACAGAAGATATACTCTCCGTATCAACTCTGATATCGTTGTCAAGAGAATCCATGGTCTTGAAGTCCTCAAAGTCGGCGAGACCCTCAACGGAAGCTACGGCACCAACAACGGTATCGCAGAAGGTGACATCTACTGGAACTCTCTCCACAATGCCATCACTGCCAACCCTCTCCTTCCTGTCTATACTTACGACGAGCAGGGTAATGTCACAGGTTTCTATGACGAGGCTGCCCGCGATGCAGAAGGATGGGAATTCGATGGTAATGCAAAGCATCCTCTCGGTATGGATTATTACACCAGCCGCGGACGTAATACCCGCAAATCGTATAACCTCCAGACCAGCGTATATGCCGAGGTTCAGCCAATCAAGGATCTCAAGTTCAAGACCCAGTTCGGCTATAAGATGTCAGGTTCGAGCAGTCGTTCATATACTATGCTCTATAGACTTTCCAGCGGTCAGTACAGCGACAATGACGAAATCGGTCAGGGTATGAGTCTGAGACATGGATATATCTGGGAGAATACTCTCTCATATAAATTCTCCATCAAGGACCAGCATGTCTTCGATGTCGTGCTTGGTCTCTCATTCGAGAAAAGCGGTTTCGGCGAGAAGGTAGAAGGCTCCGGCTTCAACTCCATCTTCCCTAACGACTTTGACAGGGCATATCTCAACAATGCAAGACCAAAAGCTCTGAACCAGTTCGAGATTGCAGGACGTCCTCATACGATCAATGCTATCGAATCATACTTCGGACGTATCAACTACGCATATAAAGACACCTATCTATTCTCGTTCATTCTCCGTAGAGATGGATCGTCCAACTTCGGCAAAGGTTACAAATACGGTTATTTCCCTTCTCTCTCAGCAGGCTGGATTATTTCAAATGAGCCATGGATGGAAGGAACTTCCGGCTGGCTCAACTTCCTCAAGCTCAGAGGCGGATGGGGTCAGAACGGAAACCAGCAGATCGATCCGTTCCAGTACCTTACCACCATCATGCTCTCTTCAGACGCCGGCTACTATTTCGGCAATAAGGCCGTACCTACGACAGGAGCTGTTCCAGACGTTCTCGGTAACCCTGTAATCAGCTGGGAGACTTCGGAGCAGTCCAGCATCGGTATTGACGCGAGATTCCTCAACTCAGCTCTCGGAGTTACTGTCGACGGTTATATCAAGGATACTAGAGACTGGCTTGTAAAGGCACCTATCGTCAAAATGGGCTTCGAAGCCCCTTATGTAAATGGTGGAGCAGTACGTAACTCAGGTGTAGAACTTGCGATAGACTATGGTAAATATACAGGCGAATTTAACTATGGCATAAAGGTCAACGGCGCTTATAACAAGAACAAGGTTACAAAGATCGATAACGGAGAGGGCATAATCCACGGTAAGCGCAACGTCCTCAGCCAGGGTACTTCCGAAATGTACCGTGCCCAGGTAGGTTACCCTATCGGCTTCTTCTATGGCTACAAGACCGCCGGTATCTTCCAGAACGATGCCCAGGTTGCAGCGACCGCTGTCAAGTATGAGGATGCCAAGCCGGGCGACGTGATCTTCGTCGACACTGACGGCGATGGCGCTATAACCGAAGAGGACCGCACCATGATCGGTAATCCTCACCCTGATTTCACCACAGGTATCAATCTCTGGTTCTCATACAAAGGCTTCGACCTGAACATTTCGGGTCATGGCGCATTTGGCCAGCAGATTGCCAAGTCTTACCGTTCATTCTTCGACAGCCCACGCGAGAACTACACGACCGATTTCCTTGACTGCTGGCACGGCGAAGGTACCTCTAACAGGTATCCTACCCTTACCCTTTGCAACGACAGGAACTGGTCCAACATCTCTGATATCTATATTGAAAACGGAGACTTCTTCAAGATCTCCAACGTTACTATCGGATACGACTTCAGCAAACTTATCAGGAAGTCCATCTTCAGCAAGGCCCGCGTCTACCTCGCAGCCCAGAACCTCTACACCTTCACCGGCTATTCAGGAATGGATCCTGAGATCGGTTATGGCTTCGATGAGAGTTGGGTATCAGGTATCGATCTCGGCTATTATCCGGGTGCAAGAACCTACATGATTGGCGTTAACCTTCAATTCTAG
- a CDS encoding SusD family protein encodes MKNYLKNILTVSCIALAFTGCKDFLDTENYIDTNTETFPASETDAIQLVTGIYSALNGSVYEPSASYWMVAMIASDECYGGGGIDDYDCQADDHLLYYEPDVHGDYWSEFIAGVTRANMAIESLEKVENEELRNQLLGEAYFLRSYFLFELTQCFGEIPVLKEVPKRVEDAVLPNPSSIEEIYGTIAAGLKKAIEIMPSKKWNECISGLRHVTKWDAEGILARVYLFYTGFYGDKNGTTLTTLPLVDLETGELSSETLGKDYVISKLEDCIDNSGHSLVSDFRLQWSYTNSATKADYPYAQTVDGTWIIDAENPEEMFSICCTNLASSSRFCNKYDQYLGVRKRSNWEVNAFPFGRGYGWATVNPYVWKQWDIEEPGDLRKVASIYNYEDECVPASAYTWGNDQQYEETGLWQKKYQTWGAMVDGKFFYEFSSIPEYGGTGTDLGRGHSPQNIQLLRFADVLLMHSELTRTVEGINKVRARVNLAPIGAYTDDALRMERKHELAFEAVRWGDMRRYGKAYAIAALETQLGHEIRNAGGKTVMKDQGAGYKARYEATYGFRPIPQSQILLSNGALKQNAGWTDAASAQYQGWK; translated from the coding sequence ATGAAAAATTATTTGAAAAATATATTGACCGTATCCTGCATTGCACTCGCATTTACCGGTTGCAAAGACTTCCTTGATACGGAAAACTATATCGATACTAATACAGAAACCTTCCCGGCTTCGGAAACTGATGCAATCCAGCTGGTTACCGGTATCTACTCCGCCCTCAACGGTTCGGTATATGAGCCGAGCGCATCCTACTGGATGGTCGCAATGATTGCTTCCGATGAATGTTACGGCGGTGGCGGTATCGACGACTACGACTGCCAGGCAGACGACCACCTGCTCTATTATGAACCGGACGTCCATGGCGACTACTGGAGCGAATTCATCGCCGGAGTGACACGTGCCAACATGGCCATCGAGAGTCTCGAGAAAGTCGAGAACGAAGAACTCCGCAACCAGCTTCTGGGCGAGGCCTACTTCCTCCGTTCATACTTCCTTTTCGAGCTTACCCAGTGCTTCGGAGAAATTCCTGTCTTGAAAGAAGTTCCTAAGAGAGTGGAAGATGCCGTTCTTCCTAATCCTTCTTCAATCGAGGAAATCTACGGCACTATCGCCGCCGGTCTCAAGAAGGCAATCGAAATCATGCCTTCCAAGAAATGGAACGAGTGCATCTCCGGTCTCCGTCACGTAACCAAGTGGGACGCCGAAGGTATCCTCGCAAGAGTATATCTCTTCTACACCGGTTTCTATGGTGACAAGAACGGCACTACTCTTACAACCCTTCCTCTCGTAGACCTTGAAACAGGAGAACTCTCTTCAGAGACTCTCGGCAAGGACTATGTGATCAGCAAACTTGAAGACTGTATCGACAATTCTGGCCATAGCCTCGTGAGCGACTTCCGCCTCCAGTGGTCATATACCAACTCTGCGACAAAGGCTGACTATCCTTATGCCCAGACTGTTGACGGAACATGGATCATCGATGCGGAAAACCCTGAGGAAATGTTCAGCATCTGCTGCACCAACCTCGCTTCTTCATCACGTTTCTGCAACAAGTACGACCAGTACCTCGGTGTCCGCAAGCGCTCCAACTGGGAGGTCAACGCCTTCCCGTTCGGCCGTGGATACGGATGGGCTACAGTCAACCCATATGTATGGAAACAGTGGGATATCGAGGAGCCGGGCGACCTCCGCAAGGTGGCTTCAATCTACAACTACGAAGACGAATGCGTTCCTGCATCCGCATATACCTGGGGTAACGACCAGCAGTATGAAGAGACCGGACTCTGGCAGAAGAAATACCAGACATGGGGCGCCATGGTCGATGGCAAATTCTTCTATGAATTCTCATCTATTCCTGAGTACGGCGGAACAGGTACCGACCTCGGCCGCGGCCACTCTCCTCAGAACATCCAGCTTCTCCGCTTCGCTGACGTGCTCCTGATGCACTCCGAGCTTACCAGGACCGTGGAAGGCATCAACAAGGTGCGCGCAAGGGTCAACCTCGCCCCTATAGGCGCTTACACCGATGACGCCCTCCGCATGGAGAGAAAGCACGAGCTTGCATTCGAAGCTGTCAGATGGGGAGATATGAGACGTTATGGCAAGGCCTATGCAATCGCAGCCCTCGAGACCCAGCTCGGCCATGAAATCAGGAATGCCGGTGGTAAAACCGTCATGAAAGATCAGGGTGCAGGCTACAAGGCCCGCTACGAGGCAACCTACGGCTTTAGGCCGATCCCTCAGTCCCAGATCCTTCTTTCCAATGGCGCTCTCAAACAGAACGCCGGCTGGACCGACGCCGCCTCTGCACAGTACCAGGGCTGGAAATAG
- a CDS encoding toxin ETX/toxin MTX2, translated as MKKTLLFVLMAFLVASCGKEMILENPVETMESKQNSELSETEQTAVRDSMVPVIMDTNSVLFDLMQRKKNEPSTKASSYEEDEWGRQGLSDALFDLRDVPVYILVNDNAGGRYLTAKRDWIHKWYEFHRRYFSIPATFEMTSEVPWNDVEAKVFYLTYIPLVGQYGLKTYFEGNEFYMAVGAKSSNPNDYYLYAEEGGSSYEGSFSLTPVDGDSFYIESNIVGSDDPKNPTTWNVWNYVLEAKNSEAHFGKNLYRSNQQFTIVPQGEYVVERIEYKLDGTALVEQLPDFIATWQSTNNTSVAQQTTTSFNETASKTSSFSNNMGVSVQVSAKFNCGIPCIVGGEISTTLTGSYSRTWGESTTTTDTRNYNFPVTIPPHSRVEATARVTRHKMNVRYTAYLKNPSTGKQLRINGIWEGVDCTDIETSYSQFELATNKLIKEVKMKGVPKTRVSL; from the coding sequence ATGAAAAAAACGTTACTCTTCGTTCTTATGGCGTTTCTTGTTGCGTCATGTGGAAAGGAAATGATTCTCGAGAATCCTGTAGAGACAATGGAATCTAAGCAAAACTCGGAGTTATCCGAGACGGAGCAGACAGCTGTCCGGGATTCAATGGTCCCTGTAATCATGGACACCAACTCTGTTTTATTTGATCTTATGCAGAGAAAAAAGAACGAACCTTCAACTAAGGCTTCTTCATACGAAGAAGATGAGTGGGGCAGGCAGGGATTGTCTGATGCATTATTTGATCTGCGTGATGTACCTGTTTATATTCTCGTCAATGATAACGCAGGTGGCAGATATCTGACGGCTAAAAGAGACTGGATCCATAAATGGTATGAGTTCCATCGTCGGTATTTTTCTATACCTGCGACTTTTGAAATGACTTCGGAAGTCCCTTGGAATGATGTTGAGGCAAAGGTTTTCTATCTGACTTATATTCCTCTTGTCGGACAATATGGTCTCAAAACATACTTTGAGGGGAATGAATTCTATATGGCAGTAGGTGCAAAATCTTCAAATCCGAATGATTATTATCTATATGCCGAGGAAGGAGGCTCTAGCTATGAGGGCTCGTTCTCGTTGACTCCGGTCGATGGAGACTCTTTCTATATTGAGTCTAACATTGTTGGTAGTGATGATCCGAAGAATCCGACAACTTGGAATGTGTGGAATTATGTGTTGGAGGCAAAGAATAGTGAAGCTCATTTTGGTAAAAACTTATATAGAAGTAACCAACAGTTTACGATTGTTCCGCAGGGAGAATATGTCGTAGAAAGGATAGAATACAAGCTTGATGGCACAGCTCTCGTTGAGCAGCTTCCGGACTTTATTGCAACCTGGCAATCAACTAACAATACATCAGTAGCTCAGCAGACGACAACGAGTTTCAACGAGACTGCATCAAAAACATCTTCCTTTAGTAATAATATGGGCGTGTCTGTGCAAGTCTCAGCCAAGTTTAATTGCGGAATTCCTTGTATTGTTGGTGGGGAGATTAGTACAACCTTGACCGGCTCTTATAGCCGCACATGGGGAGAGAGTACTACAACTACCGATACGAGAAACTATAATTTCCCGGTGACCATTCCGCCTCATAGCAGGGTTGAAGCCACGGCTCGCGTAACGCGACATAAAATGAATGTGAGATATACTGCTTATCTTAAGAATCCGTCAACCGGCAAACAGTTGAGGATTAATGGTATTTGGGAAGGTGTTGATTGTACCGACATAGAAACTTCGTATTCTCAGTTTGAACTTGCGACAAATAAGTTAATCAAAGAAGTGAAAATGAAAGGTGTCCCAAAGACCAGAGTTAGCTTGTAA